One Ictalurus punctatus breed USDA103 chromosome 21, Coco_2.0, whole genome shotgun sequence genomic window carries:
- the LOC108261437 gene encoding myosin heavy chain, fast skeletal muscle produces MGDGEMECFGPAAIYLRKPDKERIEAQNRPFDAKTAVYVTDAAEMYVKGTLKSKEGGKATVETLDKKTVTVKEDEVFPMNPPKYDKIEDMAMMTHLNEPTVLYNLKERYAAWMIYTYSGLFCVTVNPYKWLPVYDAVVVSGYRGKKRIEAPPHIFSISDNAYQFMLTDRENQSVLITGESGAGKTVNTKRVIQYFAMVGMTTQKKAEATPGKMQGSLEDQIVAANPLLEAYGNAKTVRNDNSSRFGKFIRIHFGQTGKLASADIETYLLEKSRVTFQLSAERSYHIFYQLMTGHKPELLEALLITTNPYDYPMISQGEITVKSIDDVEEFVATDTAIDILGFNADEKISIYKLTGAVMHHGNMKFKQKQREEQAEPDGTEVADKIAYLLGLNSADMLKALCYPRVKVGNEFVTKGQTVPQVNNAVSALCKSIYEKMFLWMVIRINEMLDTKQQRQFFIGVLDIAGFEIFDFNSLEQLCINFTNEKLQQFFNHHMFVLEQEEYKKEGIVWEFIDFGMDLAACIELIEKPMGIFSILEEECMFPKATDTSFKNKLHDQHLGKCNAFQKPKPAKGKAEAHFSLVHYAGTVDYNISGWLDKNKDPLNDSVVQLYQKSANKLLCLLYAAHASADADSGGGKKGKKKGGSFQTVSALFRENLGKLMTNLRSTHPHFVRCLIPNESKTPGLMENFLVIHQLRCNGVLEGIRICRKGFPSRILYADFKQRYKVLNASVIPEGQFIDNKKASEKLLGSIDVDHTQYMFGHTKVFFKAGLLGTLEEMRDEKLASLVTMTQALCRGYLMRREFVKMMERRESIYSIQYNIRSFMNVKHWPWMKLYFKIKPLLKSAETEKEMAAMKENFEKMKEDLAKALAKKKELEEKMVSLVQEKNDLQLQVSAETENLADAEERCEGLIKSKIQLEAKLKDTTERLEDEEEINAELTAKKRKLEDECSELKKDIDDLELTLAKVEKEKHATENKVKNLTEEMASQDESIAKLTKEKKALQEAHQQTLDDLQAEEDKVNTLTKSKTKLEQQVDDLEGSLEQEKKLRMDLERAKRKLEGDLKLAQESIMDLENDKQQSDEKIKKKDFEISQLLSKIEDEQSLGAQLQKKIKELQARIEELEEEIEAERAARAKVEKQRADLSRELEEISERLEEAGGATAAQIEMNKKREAEFQKLRRDLEESTLQHEATAAALRKKQADSVAELGEQIDNLQRVKQKLEKEKSEYKMEIDDLSSNMEAVAKAKGNLEKMCRTLEDQLSELKTKSDENVRQLNDVNTQKARLQTENGELGRQLEEKDALVSQLTRGKQAYTQQIEELKRVTEEEVKAKNALAHAVQSARHDCDLLREQFEEEQEAKAELQRAMSKANSEVAQWRTKYETDAIQRTEELEEAKKKLAQRLQEAEESIEAVNSKCASLEKTKQRLQGEVEDLMIDVERANAVAANLDKKQRNFDKVLAEWKQKYEEGQAELEGAQKEARALSTELFKMKNSYEEALDHLETLKRENKNLQQEISDLTEQIGETGKTIHELEKAKKTVETEKSEIQTALEEAEGTLEHEESKILRVQLELNQVKSEIDRKLAEKDEEMEQIKRNSQRVIESMQTTLDSEVRSRNDALRVKKKMEGDLNEMEIQLSHANRQAAEAQKQLRNVQGQLKDAQLHLDEAVRGQEDMKEQVAMVERRNNLMLAEIEELRAALEQTERGRKVAEQELVDASERVGLLHSQNTSLINTKKKLEADLVQVQGEVDDTIQEARNAEEKAKKAITDAAMMAEELKKEQDTSAHLERMKKNLEVTVKDLQHRLDEAENLAMKGGKKQLQKLESRVRELESEVEAEQRRGAEAVKGVRKYERRVKELTYQTEEDKKNVSRLQDLVDKLQLKVKAYKRQAEEAEEQANTHLSRYRKVQHEMEEAQERADIAESQVNKLRAKSRDAGKGKEE; encoded by the exons ATGGGAGATGGCGAGATGGAATGCTTCGGCCCGGCGGCCATCTACCTCCGGAAGCCGGACAAGGAGAGGATTGAGGCTCAGAACAGACCTTTTGATGCCAAAACTGCAGTGTATGTGACTGATGCAGCCGAGATGTACGTCAAGGGTACACTGAAGAGTAAAGAGGGTGGCAAAGCCACCGTTGAAACTCTGGACAAAAAA ACGGTCACAGTTAAGGAAGATGAAGTCTTTCCCATGAATCCCCCAAAGTATGACAAAATTGAGGACATGGCCATGATGACCCACCTCAATGAACCTACCGTGCTGTATAACCTCAAAGAGCGTTACGCAGCATGGATGATCTAC ACCTACTCAGGGTTGTTCTGCGTCACTGTGAACCCCTACAAGTGGCTCCCAGTGTACGACGCTGTCGTTGTGTCTGGATACAGAGGCAAAAAGAGGATTGAAGCCCCACCTCACATCTTCTCCATCTCTGATAACGCCTATCAGTTCATGCTCACTG ATCGTGAGAACCAGTCAGTCCTGATTAC TGGAGAATCTGGTGCAGGAAAGACTGTGAACACAAAACGTGTCATTCAGTACTTTGCAATGGTTGGCATGACTACACAGAAGAAGGCAGAGGCTACTCCTGGAAAAATGCAG GGTTCACTGGAAGATCAAATTGTTGCAGCCAACCCCCTGCTGGAGGCTTATGGTAATGCCAAGACTGTGAGAAATGACAACTCCTCTCGTTTT gGTAAATTCATCAGAATTCACTTTGGCCAAACTGGCAAGCTGGCCTCAGCTGATATTGAAACCT ACCTGCTGGAAAAGTCCAGAGTCACCTTCCAGCTGTCTGCTGAGAGAAGCTACCACATTTTCTACCAGCTCATGACGGGACACAAACCAGAGCTGCTTG AGGCACTGCTCATCACCACCAACCCCTACGACTACCCTATGATCAGCCAGGGTGAAATCACAGTCAAGAGCATCGATGATGTTGAGGAGTTCGTTGCCACAGAT ACGGCCATTGACATCCTCGGCTTCAACGCTGATGAGAAAATTAGCATATACAAGCTGACCGGTGCTGTGATGCATCATGGAAACATGAAGTTCAAGCAGAAGCAGAGGGAGGAGCAGGCTGAGCCTGATGGCACTGAGG ttgCTGATAAAATCGCCTACCTTCTGGGCCTGAACTCAGCTGACATGCTGAAAGCTTTGTGCTACCCCAGAGTCAAGGTCGGAAATGAGTTTGTGACCAAAGGCCAGACTGTACCTCAG GTGAACAATGCTGTCAGTGCCCTCTGCAAATCCATCTATGAGAAAATGTTCTTGTGGATGGTCATCCGAATTAATGAGATGCTGGACACAAAGCAACAAAGACAGTTCTTCATTGGTGTGCTGGACATCGCTGGATTTGAGATCTttgat TTCAACAGCTTGGAGCAGCTCTGCATTAACTTCACAAATGAGAAACTGCAACAGTTTTTCAACCACCACATGTTCGTGCTGGAACAAGAGGAGTACAAGAAAGAAGGTATTGTGTGGGAGTTCATTGACTTCGGTATGGACTTGGCTGCCTGCATTGAGCTCATTGAGAAG CCAATGGGCATCTTCTCCATCCTTGAAGAGGAGTGCATGTTCCCCAAGGCTACAGACACGTCATTCAAGAACAAGCTTCATGACCAGCATCTTGGGAAATGCAACGCCTTCCAGAAGCCAAAGCCCGCCAAAGGCAAAGCTGAGGCCCACTTCTCCCTGGTGCACTACGCCGGCACTGTGGACTACAACATTTCTGGCTGGTTGGACAAGAACAAGGATCCACTGAATGACTCTGTTGTGCAGCTGTACCAGAAGTCAGCAAACAAACTGTTGTGCCTCCTGTACGCAGCCCATGCTTCTGCTGATG CTGATAGTGGTGGTGGAAAGAAAGGCAAGAAGAAGGGTGGTTCCTTCCAGActgtgtctgctctgttcagg GAGAACTTGGGTAAGCTGATGACCAACTTGAGGAGCACTCACCCTCACTTTGTGCGTTGCTTGATTCCAAATGAGTCCAAGACTCCAG gTCTGATGGAGAACTTCCTGGTCATCCACCAGTTGAGGTGTAATGGTGTGCTGGAGGGTATCAGAATCTGCAGAAAGGGATTCCCAAGCAGAATCCTCTATGCTGACTTCAAACAGAG ATACAAAGTCTTGAATGCCAGTGTCATCCCAGAGGGACAGTTCATTGACAACAAAAAAGCTTCAGAGAAACTCTTAGGCTCTATCGATGTAGATCATACGCAGTACATGTTTGGACACACCAAG GTGTTCTTCAAAGCCGGTCTGCTGGGTACCCTTGAGGAGATGCGAGATGAGAAATTGGCATCACTAGTGACCATGACTCAGGCTTTGTGCCGTGGCTACCTCATGAGGAGGGAGTTTGTCAAGATGATGGAGAGGAG AGAATCCATCTATTCCATCCAATACAACATCCGCTCATTCATGAATGTGAAACACTGGCCATGGATGAAGCTGTACTTCAAGATCAAGCCTCTTCTCAAGTCTGCAGAGACTGAGAAGGAAATGGCTGCCATGAAGGAGAACTTTGAGAAAATGAAGGAGGACTTGGCAAAGGCACTGGCCAAGAAGAAAGAGCTTGAGGAGAAGATGGTGTCTCTGGTACAGGAGAAAAATGACCTGCAACTCCAAGTATCAGCT GAAACTGAGAACCTTGCTGATGCTGAGGAAAGGTGTGAGGGGCTCATCAAGAGCAAGATCCAGCTCGAGGCCAAGCTCAAAGACACAACTGAGAGactggaggatgaggaggaaatCAATGCTGAGCTGACTGCCAAgaagaggaaactggaggatgAGTGCTCTGAGTTGAAGAAGGATATTGATGACCTGGAGCTCACGTTGGCCAAAGTGGAAAAGGAGAAACATGCCACTGAGAACAAG GTCAAGAACCTCACTGAGGAGATGGCCTCTCAGGATGAGAGCATTGCCAAGCTCACTAAGGAGAAGAAAGCCCTCCAAGAGGCACACCAGCAGACTCTGGATGATCTCCAGGCAGAGGAAGACAAAGTCAACACTCTGACCAAATCAAAGACCAAGCTTGAGCAACAAGTGGATGAT CTTGAGGGTTCTCTGGAACAAGAGAAGAAACTCCGTATGGACCTTGAGAGAGCCAAGAGGAAGCTTGAAGGTGACCTGAAACTGGCTCAAGAGTCCATAATGGACCTGGAGAATGACAAGCAGCAGTCTGATGAAAAGATCaagaa GAAGGACTTTGAAATAAGTCAACTTCTGAGCAAGATTGAAGATGAACAGTCACTGGGAGCTCAACTTCAGAAGAAGATCAAAGAACTCCAG GCTCGCATTGAAGAGCTGGAGGAGGAAATTGAGGCTGAGCGCGCAGCTCGTGCTAAAGTTGAGAAGCAGAGAGCGGATCTCTCCAGGGAACTTGAGGAGATCAGTGAGAGGCTCGAGGAAGCTGGAGGTGCCACTGCTGCTCAGATCGAGATGAACAAGAAGCGTGAGGCCGAGTTCCAGAAACTGCGCCGTGATCTGGAGGAGTCCACTCTGCAGCATGAAGCCACAGCTGCTGCACTCCGCAAGAAACAAGCTGACAGCGTTGCTGAGCTTGGAGAGCAGATCGACAACCTTCAGCGTGTCAAACAGAAGCTGGAGAAGGAAAAGAGTGAATACAAAATGGAGATAGATGACCTCTCCAGTAACATGGAGGCTGTTGCCAAAGCAAAG GGTAACCTAGAAAAAATGTGCCGCACCCTTGAGGACCAACTGAGTGAACTCAAGACCAAGAGCGATGAGAATGTCCGCCAACTGAATGACGTTAACACACAGAAAGCACGACTTCAGACTGAAAATG GTGAACTTGGCCGGCAACTGGAAGAGAAAGATGCACTTGTGTCCCAGCTTACAAGAGGAAAACAAGCTTACACTCAGCAGATTGAAGAACTCAAGAGAGTCACCGAGGAGGAAGTGAAG GCCAAGAACGCTCTGGCCCATGCCGTCCAATCAGCCAGACATGACTGCGATCTGCTCAGAGAGCAGTTTGAGGAAGAGCAGGAGGCCAAGGCTGAGCTTCAGCGTGCGATGTCCAAGGCCAACAGTGAGGTGGCTCAGTGGAGAACCAAATATGAGACTGATGCTATTCAGCGTACCGAGGAGCTTGAGGAGGCCAA GAAAAAGCTTGCTCAGCGTCTACAAGAGGCAGAGGAATCCATTGAAGCTGTGAACTCCAAGTGTGCTTCTCTGGAGAAGACCAAGCAGAGACTGCAAGGTGAAGTGGAGGACCTCATGATTGACGTTGAGAGAGCCAATGCCGTGGCTGCTAATCTTGACAAGAAGCAGAGGAACTTTGACAAG GTCTTGGCAGAATGGAAACAGAAGTATGAGGAAGGCCAGGCTGAACTGGAGGGGGCTCAGAAAGAGGCTCGCGCTCTCAGCACTGAGCTCTTTAAGATGAAGAATTCATATGAGGAAGCTCTTGACCACCTGGAGACTCTGAAAAGGGAGAACAAAAATCTCCAGC AGGAGATCTCTGACCTGACTGAACAGATTGGTGAGACTGGAAAGACCATCCATGAGCTGGAGAAGGCAAAGAAGACAGTGGAAACTGAGAAATCAGAAATCCAGACTGCTCTTGAAGAAGCTGAG GGTACACTTGAACATGAAGAGTCCAAGATCCTTCGTGTCCAGCTTGAGCTCAACCAGGTTAAGAGTGAGATTGACAGGAAACTGGCTGagaaggatgaggagatggagcagaTCAAGAGAAACAGCCAGAGGGTGATTGAGTCCATGCAGACTACTCTGGACTCTGAAGTTAGGAGCAGGAATGATGCTTTGAGGGTCAAGAAGAAGATGGAGGGAGATCTCAATGAGATGGAGATTCAGCTGAGCCATGCCAACCGCCAGGCTGCTGAGGCACAGAAACAGCTCAGAAATGTCCAAGGACAGCTCAAG GATGCACAACTGCACCTTGATGAAGCTGTCAGAGGTCAGGAAGACATGAAAGAACAGGTTGCTATGGTGGAGCGCAGGAATAACCTGATGCTGGCAGAGATTGAGGAACTTAGAGCTGCACtggagcagacagagagaggccgCAAAGTGGCTGAACAGGAGCTGGTTGATGCCAGTGAGCGTGTGGGGCTGCTGCACTCTCAG AATACCAGCCTGATCAACACCAAGAAGAAGCTTGAGGCTGATCTGGTGCAGGTCCAAGGTGAGGTGGATGACACCATCCAGGAGGCCAGAAATGCTGAAGAGAAGGCGAAGAAGGCTATCACAGAT GCTGCCATGATGGCAGAGGAGCTGAAGAAAGAGCAGGACACCAGTGCTCACCTTGAGAGAATGAAGAAGAACCTTGAAGTTACAGTCAAAGATCTGCAACACCGTCTGGATGAGGCTGAGAATCTTGCCATGAAGGGTGGAAAGAAGCAGCTCCAGAAACTGGAATCTAGG GTGCGTGAACTGGAGAGTGAGGTCGAAGCTGAGCAGAGACGTGGCGCTGAAGCCGTTAAAGGAGTCCGCAAGTATGAGAGGAGAGTGAAGGAGCTCACCTACCAG ACTGAGGAGGACAAGAAGAATGTGAGCAGACTGCAGGATCTGGTGGACAAACTGCAGCTGAAAGTGAAGGCCTACAAGAGGCAGGCTGAGGAAGCT GAGGAGCAGGCCAACACTCACCTGTCCAGGTACAGGAAAGTGCAGCATGAGATGGAGGAAGCTCAGGAGCGTGCTGACATTGCTGAGTCCCAGGTCAACAAGCTGAGAGCCAAGAGCAGAGATGCTGGAAAG GGCAAAGAAGAATGA